The following coding sequences lie in one Hippopotamus amphibius kiboko isolate mHipAmp2 chromosome 7, mHipAmp2.hap2, whole genome shotgun sequence genomic window:
- the LOC130857209 gene encoding 60S ribosomal protein L17-like, translating to MVRYSLDPENPTKSCKSRGSNLRVHFKNIRETAQAIKGMHIRKATKYLKGVTLKKQCVPFRRYNGGVGRCAQAKQWGWTQGRWPKKSAEFLLHMLKNAESNAELKGLDVDSLVIEHIQVNKAPKMRRRTYRAHGRINPYMSSPCHIEMIFTEKEQIVPKPEEEVAQKKKISQKKLKKQKLMARE from the coding sequence ATGGTTCGCTATTCACTTGACCCAGAAAACCCCACAAAGTCATGCAAGTCAAGAGGTTCAAATCTTCGCGTTCACTTTAAGAACATTCGTGAAACTGCCCAGGCCATTAAGGGTATGCATATCCGAAAAGCCACCAAGTATCTGAAGGGTGtcactttaaagaaacaatgtGTGCCATTCCGTCGTTACAATGGTGGAGTTggtaggtgtgcccaggccaaacaGTGGGGCTGGACACAGGGTCGGTGGCCCAAAAAGAGTGCTGAATTTTTACTGCACATGCTCAAAAATGCAGAGAGTAATGCTGAACTTAAGGGCTTAGATGTAGATTCTCTGGTCATTGAGCACATCCAGGTGAACAAAGCCCCCAAGATGCGGCGAAGGACTTACAGAGCTCATGGTCGGATTAACCCATACATGAGCTCTCCCTGCCACATTGAGATGATTTTTACTGAGAAAGAACAGATTGTTCCTAAACCAGAAGAGGAAgttgcacagaagaaaaagatatcccagaagaaactgaagaaacagaaacttatGGCCCGGGAATAa